In the genome of Ictalurus furcatus strain D&B chromosome 13, Billie_1.0, whole genome shotgun sequence, one region contains:
- the polr2a gene encoding DNA-directed RNA polymerase II subunit RPB1: MHGPPSSDSACPLRLIKRVQFGIISPDELKRMSVTEGGIKYPETTEGGRPKLGGLMDPRQGVIERSGRCQTCAGNMTECPGHFGHIELAKPVFHVGFITKIMKVLRCVCFFCSKLLVDANNPKIKDILGKSKGQPRKRLMHVYDLCKGKNICEGGEEMDNKFGVEQQENDEDLTKEKGHGGCGRYQPRIRRTGLELYAEWKHVNEDSQEKKILLSPERVHEIFKRISDEEDLILGMDPKYARPEWMIVTVLPVPPLSVRPAVVMQGSARNQDDLTHKLADIVKINNQLRRNEQSGAAAHVIAEDVKLLQFHVATMVDNELPGLPRAMQKSGRPLKSIKQRLKGKEGRVRGNLMGKRVDFSARTVITPDPNLQIDQVGVPRSIAANMTFPEIVTPFNIDRLQELVRRGNSQYPGAKYIIRDNGDRIDLRFHPKPSDLHLQIGYKVERHMCDGDIIIFNRQPTLHKMSMMGHRVRILPWSTFRLNLSVTTPYNADFDGDEMNLHLPQSLETRAEIQELAMVPRMIVTPQSNRPVMGIVQDTLTAVRKFTKRDVFLERGEVMNLLMFLSSWDGKVPQPAILKPRPLWTGKQIFSLIIPGHINVIRTHSTHPDDEDSGPFKHISPGDTKVIVENGELIMGILCKKSLGTSAGSLVHISYLEMGHDITRLFYSNIQTVVNNWLLIEGHSIGIGDSIADAKTYLDIQNTIKKAKQDVIEVIEKAHNNELEPTPGNTLRQTFENQVNRILNDARDKTGSSAQKSLSEYNNFKSMVVAGSKGSKINISQVIAVVGQQNVEGKRIPFGFKHRTLPHFIKDDYGPESRGFVENSYLAGLTPTEFFFHAMGGREGLIDTAVKTAETGYIQRRLIKSMESVMVKYDATVRNSINQVVQLRYGEDGLAGEAVEFQNMATLKPSHKAFEKKFKFEYTNERALRRTLQEDVLKEVMTNAHVQSALEREFEKMKEDREILRAIFPTGDSKVVLPCNLARMIWNAQKIFRINPRTPTDLNPLRVVEGVQELSKKLVIVNGDDPLSKQAQQNATLLLNIHLRSTLCSRRMTEEFRLSSEAFEWLLGEIETKFNQSIVHPGEMVGALAAQSLGEPATQMTLNTFHYAGVSAKNVTLGVPRLKELINISKRPKTPSLTVFLLGQAARDAERAKDILCRLEHTTLRKVTANTAIYYDPNPQSTVVSEDQEWVNVYYEMPDFDVTRISPWLLRIELDRKHMTDRKLSMEQIAEKINAGFGDDLNCIFNDDNAEKLVLRIRIMNSDENKFQEDEEVVDKMDDDVFLRCIESNMLTDMTLQGIEQISKVYMHLPQTENKKKTIITEDGEFKALQEWILETDGVSLMRVLSEKDVDPVRTTSNDIVEIFTVLGIEAVRKALERELYHVISFDGSYVNYRHLALLCDTMTCRGHLMAITRHGINRQDTGPLMKCSFEETVDVLMEASSHGECDPMKGVSENIMLGQLAPAGTGCFDLLLDAEKCKYGMEIPTNIPGISVAGPTGMFFGSAPSPMSGMSPAMTPWNTGATPAYGAWSPSVGSGMTPGAAGFSPSAASDASGFSPGYSPAWSPTPGSPGSPGPASPYIPSPGGAMSPNYSPTSPAYEPRSPGGYTPQSPGYSPTSPSYSPTSPSYSPTSPNYSPTSPSYSPTSPSYSPTSPSYSPTSPSYSPTSPSYSPTSPSYSPTSPSYSPTSPSYSPTSPSYSPTSPSYSPTSPSYSPTSPSYSPTSPSYSPTSPSYSPTSPSYSPTSPSYSPTSPNYTPTSPSYSPTSPSYSPTSPSYSPTSPNYTPTSPNYSPTSPSYSPTSPSYSPSSPRYTPQSPTYTPSSPSYSPSSPSYSPTSPKYTPTSPSYSPSSPEYTPTSPKYSPTSPKYSPTSPKYSPTSPTYSPTTPKYSPTSPTYSPTSPTYTPTSPKYSPTSPTYSPTSPKYSPTSPTYSPTSPKGSTYSPTSPGYSPTSPTYSPAISPDDSDEENN, from the exons ATGCACGGACCGCCTTCCAGCGACAGCGCATGCCCACTGCGCCTCATCAAGAGAGTTCAGTTCGGCATCATCAGCCCAGATGAGCTT AAACGGATGTCCGTTACAGAAGGGGGCATCAAGTACCCCGAGACCACAGAGGGTGGACGTCCCAAACTGGGCGGCCTCATGGACCCCCGGCAGGGGGTCATCGAGAGGTCGGGGAGATGCCAGACGTGTGCAG GTAACATGACCGAATGTCCCGGTCACTTCGGTCACATCGAGCTGGCCAAGCCCGTCTTTCACGTCGGCTTCATCACGAAGATCATGAAAGTCCTccgctgtgtgtgtttcttctgCTCCAAGCTGCTGGTCGATGcg AACAACCCAAAAATCAAAGACATTCTGGGCAAGTCGAAAGGACAGCCGCGAAAGCGCCTGATGCACGTCTACGACCTGTGTAAAGGTAAAAACATCTGCGAGGGCGGCGAGGAGATGGACAACAAGTTCGGAGTGGAGCAGCAGGAGAACGACGAGGACCTGACTAAAGAAAAG GGTCACGGCGGGTGTGGGCGGTACCAGCCTCGGATCCGGCGCACAGGTCTGGAGCTGTACGCCGAGTGGAAGCACGTGAACGAGGACTCTCAGGAGAAGAAGATTCTCCTCAGCCCCGAACGCGTGCACGAGATCTTCAAACGCATCTCTGACGAGGAGGATCTCATCCTGGGGATGGATCCCAAGTACGCACGGCCCGAGTGGATGATCGTCACGGTGCTGCCGGTTCCACCTCTCTCCGTCAGACCTGCTGTGGTCATGCAGGGCTCAGCCAGGAACCAG GACGATTTGACGCACAAGTTAGCCGACATCGTGAAAATCAATAACCAACTGCGACGGAACGAGCAGAGCGGAGCTGCGGCGCACGTCATAGCAGAAGACGTCAAGCTCCTGCAGTTCCACGTGGCCACCATGGTGGACAACGAGCTGCCCGGTCTGCCTCGA GCGATGCAAAAATCCGGCCGTCCGCTCAAATCCATCAAACAGAGGCTGAAGGGGAAGGAAGGCCGAGTGCGAGGAAACCTGATGGGGAAGCGCGTCGACTTCTCTGCCCGAACAGTCATCACGCCTGACCCCAACTTACAGATAGACCAAGTAGGCGTGCCCCGCTCCATCGCCGCCAACATGACCTTCCCCGAGATCGTCACGCCGTTTAACATCGACAG GCTCCAGGAGCTGGTGAGGAGAGGAAACAGCCAGTATCCCGGAGCCAAATACATCATCCGCGATAACGGGGACCGGATCGACCTCCGTTTCCACCCAAAACCGAGTGACCTTCACCTTCAGATCGGCTACAAGGTGGAGCGGCACATGTGCGACGGCGACATCATCATCTTTAACAGGCAGCCCACCCTGCACAAAATGTCTATGATGGGTCAcagggttcgaatcctgccttgGTCTACCTTTCGTCTCAACCTCAG CGTAACGACTCCTTACAACGCCGACTTCGACGGGGACGAGATGAACCTGCACCTGCCCCAGTCGCTCGAGACCCGTGCCGAGATTCAGGAGCTGGCCATGGTGCCACGTATGATCGTCACACCCCAGTCCAACAGACCTGTCATGGGTATCGTGCAGGACACGCTCACCGCCGTGCGCAAGTTCACCAAGCGAGACGTCTTCTTAGAGAGG GGTGAAGTGATGAACCTGCTGATGTTCCTGTCGTCCTGGGACGGCAAAGTGCCGCAGCCTGCTATCTTAAAGCCACGCCCACTGTGGACCGGCAAGCAGATCTTCAGCTTGATCATTCCGGGTCACATCAACGTGATCCGTACGCACAGCACGCATCCGGACGACGAGGACAGCGGGCCGTTTAAGCACATCTCTCCCGGAGACACTAAG GTGATCGTGGAGAACGGCGAGCTGATCATGGGGATCTTGTGTAAGAAGTCCCTCGGTACGTCTGCCGGTTCTCTCGTCCACATCTCCTACCTAGAAATGGGTCATGACATCACCCGCCTCTTCTACTCCAACATTCAGACTGTCGTCAACAACTGGCTGCTCATCGAGG GTCACTCCATTGGTATCGGTGACTCCATCGCTGATGCAAAGACGTATCTCGACATTCAGAACACCATCAAGAAGGCCAAGCAAGATGTGATAGAG GTCATCGAGAAAGCTCACAACAACGAACTGGAGCCCACTCCGGGTAACACCCTGAGACAGACCTTTGAGAATCAGGTCAACCGTATCCTGAACGACGCTCGAGACAAGACCGGATCTTCTGCTCAGAAGTCGCTGTCCGAGTACAACAACTTCAAATCCATGGTGGTGGCCGGATCCAAGGGCTCCAAAATTAACATCTCACAG gtTATTGCTGTGGTGGGTCAGCAGAACGTTGAAGGTAAACGAATCCCTTTCGGGTTCAAGCACCGCACTCTTCCTCACTTCATCAAGGACGACTACGGTCCCGAAAGCAGGGGGTTCGTGGAGAACTCGTACCTCGCCGGTCTGACGCCCACAGAGTTCTTCTTCCACGCCATGGGAGGTAGAGAGGGTCTGATCGATACGGCCGTGAAGACAGCCGAGACGG GTTATATCCAGCGTCGTCTGATCAAGTCTATGGAGTCTGTTATGGTGAAATACGACGCCACGGTGAGGAACTCCATTAACCAGGTGGTACAGCTGAGATACGGAGAGGACGGCCTGGCTGGAGAGGCTGTCGAATTCCAAAACATGGCCACGCTTAAACCGTCCCACAAAGCTTTTGAGAAGAA GTTCAAGTTTGAATACACTAACGAGCGAGCTCTCCGGCGCACGCTGCAGGAGGACGTGCTGAAGGAAGTGATGACCAACGCGCATGTGCAGAGCGCTCTGGAGAGGGAGTTTGAGAAAATGAAGGAGGACCGAGAGATCCTGAGAGCCATTTTCCCCACTGGGGAcagcaag GTGGTGCTGCCGTGCAATCTGGCCCGAATGATCTGGAACGCTCAAAAGATTTTCCGCATCAACCCTCGGACTCCGACAGATCTCAACCCTTTAAGAGTGGTggagg GTGTGCAAGAGCTGAGTAAGAAGCTGGTGATCGTGAACGGCGACGATCCGTTAAGCAAGCAGGCCCAACAGAACGCCACGCTGCTTCTCAACATCCATCTGCGCTCCACGCTCTGCTCCAGACGCATGACCGAAGAGTTTCGTCTCAGCTCCGAGGCCTTCGAGTGGCTCCTGGGAGAGATCGAGACCAAATTCAATCAGTCGATT GTTCACCCGGGTGAGATGGTGGGTGCTCTGGCTGCTCAGTCTCTGGGCGAGCCTGCCACTCAGATGACCCTGAACACCTTCCACTACGCCGGTGTGTCGGCGAAGAACGTCACCCTGGGTGTTCCTCGACTCAAAGAGCTGATCAACATCTCCAAGCGTCCCAAGACTCCGTCCTTGACCGTGTTCCTGCTGGGCCAGGCGGCCCGTGACGCAGAGCGCGCCAAAGACATCCTGTGTCGCCTGGAGCACACGACGCTGCGCAAGGTCACGGCCAACACTGCCATCTACTACGACCCCAACCCGCAGAGCACGGTGGTGTCCGAGGATCAGGAGTGGGTGAACGTTTACTACGAGATGCCCGACTTCGACGTGACTCGCATCTCGCCCTGGCTGCTGCGCATCGAGCTGGATCGCAAACACATGACTGACCGCAAGCTCTCCATGGAGCAGATCGCTGAGAAGATTAATGCAG GTTTTGGTGATGACCTAAACTGCATCTTCAACGACGATAACGCTGAGAAGCTGGTGCTGCGTATCCGAATCATGAACAGCGACGAGAACAAGTTCCAGGAG GACGAGGAGGTGGTGGATAAGATGGACGACGACGTGTTTCTGCGCTGTATCGAGTCCAACATGCTGACGGACATGACCCTGCAGGGCATCGAGCAGATCAGCAAG GTGTACATGCATCTTCCTCAAACCGAGAACAAGAAGAAGACCATAATCACTGAGGACGGAGAGTTCAAAGCGCTGCAGGAATGGATTCTGGAGACGGACGGCGTCAGTCTTATGAGAGTCCTCAGCGAGAAGGACGTCGACCCCGTCAGGACCACCTCTAACGATATAGTGGAGATCTTCACT GTGCTCGGGATCGAGGCGGTGCGTAAGGCCCTGGAGAGAGAGTTGTACCACGTCATCTCCTTCGACGGTTCCTACGTGAACTACCGCCACCTTGCCCTCCTGTGCGACACCATGACCTGTAGAGGTCACCTGATGGCCATCACGCGTCACGGCATCAACAGACAGGACACTGGACCGCTCATGAAGTGCTCTTTTGAAGAGACG GTGGATGTCTTGATGGAAGCGTCGTCCCATGGAGAATGCGATCCCATGAAAGGCGTGTCTGAAAACATCATGCTCGGACAGCTGGCTCCTGCAGGCACCGGCTGCTTCGACCTGCTGCTGGATGCTGAGAAATGCAAATACGGCATGGAGATTCCCACCAACATCCCCGGGATCAGCGTGGCTGGAC CAACGGGAATGTTCTTCGGCTCCGCCCCCAGCCCTATGAGTGGCATGTCTCCAGCCATGACACCCTGGAACACGGGGGCCACCCCAGCTTACGGTGCATGGTCTCCCAGCGTGG gaagtggaatGACTCCAGGAGCCGCAGGATTTTCACCCAGTGCCGCCTCCGACGCCAGCGGCTTCTCTCCGGGTTACTCGCCCGCGTGGTCTCCTACGCCTGGCTCTCCTGGGTCTCCTGGTCCGGCCAGTCCTTACATTCCCTCTCCAG GTGGAGCCATGTCTCCAAACTATTCGCCGACGTCTCCGGCGTACGAGCCACGCTCCCCGGGAGGCTACACCCCACAGAGCCCCGGCTACTCGCCCACGTCTCCGTCTTACTCTCCCACGTCTCCTTCCTACTCTCCCACCAGCCCCAACTACAGCCCAACCTCTCCATCTTATTCTCCCACCTCTCCATCCTACTCTCCGACATCTCCGTCTTATTCCCCCACCTCCCCGAGCTATTCGCCCACATCGCCCTCTTACTCGCCCACCTCTCCGTCTTATTCCCCCACCTCTCCGTCCTACTCTCCGACGTCTCCGTCGTATTCCCCGACTTCACCCTCTTATTCACCCACGTCTCCCAGCTACAGCCCGACGTCCCCGTCGTATTCGCCCACCTCTCCGTCGTACTCGCCGACTTCCCCCTCGTACTCCCCGACCTCTCCTTCTTATTCCCCGACGTCGCCCTCGTATTCGCCGACGTCTCCCAGCTACAGCCCGACCTCACCCAATTACACGCCCACTTCGCCCAGCTATTCGCCCACGTCTCCGTCTTACAGCCCCACCTCGCCTTCGTACTCGCCCACGTCTCCGAATTACACGCCCACCAGCCCGAATTATTCTCCCACGTCCCCGTCTTACTCCCCCACGTCTCCTTCCTACTCCCCGTCCAGTCCTCGGTACACGCCTCAGTCTCCCACGTACACCCCAAGCTCACCCTCTTACAGCCCGAGCTCCCCGTCTTACTCCCCCACGTCTCCGAAATACACCCCCACTTCTCCGTCATACAGCCCCAGCTCTCCAGAGTACACCCCGACTTCACCCAAGTACTCTCCCACTTCGCCCAAGTACTCGCCCACTTCTCCCAAATACAGCCCGACGTCTCCGACTTACTCGCCCACGACGCCCAAATACAGCCCCACGTCTCCGACGTACTCTCCGACGTCTCCTACCTACACCCCGACCAGCCCCAAGTACTCGCCCACTTCGCCCACGTACTCCCCGACGTCTCCGAAATACTCCCCGACTTCGCCCACGTACTCGCCCACTAGTCCCAAAGGCTCGACTTACAGCCCGACCTCGCCCGGGTACAGTCCGACGTCTCCGACCTACAGTCCAGCCATCAGCCCCGACGACAGCGACGAGGAAAACAACTGA